One segment of Macrobrachium rosenbergii isolate ZJJX-2024 chromosome 25, ASM4041242v1, whole genome shotgun sequence DNA contains the following:
- the LOC136852314 gene encoding germ cell nuclear acidic protein-like, with translation MRFLLMMVTVMVGLMMVTPYPSNRKVVVPRLKRSLVASFLGKGKIETTPSPQTTSSTTTTTTTTTTTTPPPPPSTTAQPATKAEPPTTTKTSVANTPDNTSESPTGNDVVVIMDKGNDKEETKLQQEAEMEAKEERENKPKQDTEMTPDSKPKEEPATKAEAEPMGEKQQEAEAEPKTEENPKADPQPEAEPEPEAEAEPEPKAAAEPEPKAAAEPEPKAAAEPEADPEVKSEQEVEPEPKAEAEPEVEAESEAEVEPEAEVESEVEAEPKPKSEEELKSGTKMAPEGEDHSDTKEEGPETEDEANNHSEEETSVTNTEADVEVVPNTEGGDLSTGSKEEMGASSLLK, from the exons GTTACGGTAATGGTGGGCCTGATGATGGTGACGCCGTATCCCTCGAACAGGAAAGTCGTCGTTCCGAGACTGAAGAGATCTCTGGTGGCATCATTCCTCGGAAAAGGGAAAATAGAGACAACTCCAAGTCCACAAACAACAAGTTccaccaccacaaccacaacTACAACGACTACAACAACCCCACCTCCTCCACCTTCAACAACAGCTCAACCTGCTACTAAG GCTGAacctccaacaacaacaaaaacatctgTGGCAAACACTCCTGACAATACCTCTGAAAGTCCCACTGGAAACGATGTTGTGGTTATAATGGACAAAGGAAATGACAAAGAGGAAACTAAACTTCAGCAAGAAGCAGAAATGGAAGCTAAAGAAGAACGCGAAAATAAACCTAAGCAAGACACAGAGATGACCCCTGATTCCAAGCCAAAAGAAGAACCTGCTACAAAAGCTGAGGCAGAACCAATGGGTGAGAAACAGCAAGAGGCTGAAGCTGAGCCTAAGACTGAAGAAAACCCTAAAGCTGACCCACAGCCTGAAGCAGAACCAGAACCTGAGGCTGAAGCAGAGCCAGAACCTAAGGCTGCAGCAGAGCCAGAACCTAAGGCTGCAGCAGAGCCAGAACCTAAGGCTGCAGCAGAGCCTG AAGCAGATCCTGAAGTTAAATCAGAACAAGAAGTTGAGCCAGAACCTAAAGCTGAAGCAGAACCTGAAGTTGAAGCAGAATCTGAAGCTGAAGTAGAACCCGAAGCTGAAGTCGAATCTGAAGTTGAAGCAGAACCAAAACCTAAGAGTGAAGAAGAGTTAAAATCTGGGACAAAAATGGCCCCAGAAGGTGAAGATCACTCTGACACCAAAGAAGAAGGGCCGGAAACAGAAGACGAAGCCAACAACCACAGTGAAGAAGAAACATCAGTCACCAACACAGAGGCTGACGTTGAGGTTGTTCCAAATACTGAGGGTGGAGATTTGTCAACAGGTTCCAAGGAAGAAATGGGTGCTTCCTCACTGCTGAAGTAA
- the LOC136852167 gene encoding enolase-phosphatase E1-like, whose protein sequence is MIQNDSQTDADLRAETGPEPEHDSEIMSKPEKRTETENEEESKPEMDTEASSEMEEEIEVEMTSKESDSNDGKENDANASKEDMKNMENDSGNASEDKKTESFDIAHTDASETIKENILMPKDAQTVPEDMATSGSDMVESVVNPDTEEDNFNAILEMERMLNKSLENAEPNDKKEPVNTALDEVATNFTASIFLKNADLDPSDKNSTDGKVAFEPKVATTSDQSANTSNNTTESKFPEVGEEPCDCKESEDITAALKALDENTKANWTDHNEMDNGENSKEEEHKDDGKHAQLVHDAEIINQDGVTGDEKSEQALETSAKSLSEMDEMMNDMRDTTSEENKSEHDKDVEDTDDEVGSGEVMEEQYIKEMTPDIQIVKRKDLEEEGTENNQKNEKEDARDGDEADTETDTDDQTEDMQIPGGAQQKNSPDDNENAEEEANSSAESLEENTDESAVHNKSTAKDKPVASTSGTKAEELSADTTQTTYPEPLSNQESQEVLTMTAMLQTTKAAQADHSSESSGEDAEKEMVTDEMSTSTTPNPTHNAGKEEHSEEKSISKKTPAGSNIPTNVVRINVLDPEETQTAGETSSDSQTA, encoded by the coding sequence ATGATTCAAAATGACTCGCAAACTGACGCTGATCTAAGAGCAGAGACTGGGCCAGAACCCGAACATGACTCTGAGATCATGTCAAAACCTGAGAAACGaacagaaactgaaaatgaagaagaatcaaAGCCTGAAATGGATACAGAGGCCAGcagtgagatggaagaagaaatCGAAGTAGAAATGACATCCAAAGAAAGTGATTCTAATGATGGTAAAGAAAATGATGCTAATGCTtcaaaagaagatatgaaaaatatggaaaatgactCAGGAAATGCATCTGAAGATAAGAAAACTGAAAGCTTTGACATTGCTCATACAGACGCTTCCgagacaataaaagaaaatatattaatgccAAAGGATGCACAGACAGTACCAGAGGATATGGCAACCAGTGGAAGTGATATGGTTGAAAGCGTCGTAAATCCTGATACTGAAGAAGACAACTTTAACGCCATACTTGAAATGGAAAGGATGCTGAATAAGTCACTGGAAAACGCAGAGCCCAATGATAAAAAAGAACCTGTTAATACTGCTCTGGATGAAGTTGCAACTAACTTCACAGCCAGCATCTTCCTTAAGAATGCTGACTTAGAcccaagtgacaaaaattcaacaGACGGGAAGGTTGCATTTGAGCCAAAAGTGGCAACAACTTCAGACCAGAGTGCCAATACTTCCAATAATACAACAGAGAGCAAATTTCCAGAAGTGGGTGAAGAACCTTGTGATTGTAAGGAATCTGAGGATATAACAGCTGCTCTAAAAGCCCTAGATGAAAACACTAAAGCAAACTGGACTGATCACAATGAAATGGATAATGGAGAAAATAGCAAAGAGGAAGAACACAAAGATGATGGAAAACATGCCCAGTTAGTCCATGATGCTGAAATCATCAATCAAGATGGTGTCACAGGAGACGAGAAAAGTGAACAGGCCTTGGAAACTAGTGCTAAAAGCCTCAGTGAAATGGATGAAATGATGAATGATATGAGGGATACCACATCAGAAGAGAACAAATCAGAACATGACAAAGATGTCGAGGACACTGATGATGAAGTGGGCTCAGGGGAAGTTATGGAAGAGCAATATATTAAAGAGATGACTCCAGATATACAAATTGTAAAGAGGAAAGACTTAGAGGAAGAGGGTACAGAGAATaatcagaagaatgaaaaagaggatGCTAGAGATGGAGATGAAGCTGATACCGAGACTGACACAGACGATCAAACAGAAGACATGCAAATACCAGGTGGTGCACAGCAAAAGAACAGCCCAGACGACAACGAAAATGCTGAGGAGGAGGCAAACTCATCGGCAGAATCGTTAGAAGAAAATACAGATGAATCAGCTGTTCACAATAAATCTACTGCCAAAGATAAACCTGTTGCTTCTACATCAGGAACTAAAGCTGAAGAGCTATCAGCAGACACTACACAAACAACGTATCCAGAACCTTTAAGTAACCAGGAGTCTCAAGAAGTTCTGACAATGACAGCCATGTTACAAACCACCAAAGCTGCACAAGCAGATCATAGCAGCGAATCTTCAGGTGAAGACGCAGAAAAGGAGATGGTCACTGATGAAATGTCCACATCAACCACACCTAACCCAACGCATAATGCTGGAAAAGAAGAACACTCTGAGGAGAAAAGTATATCCAAGAAAACTCCAGCGGGAAGCAACATACCAACAAATGTTGTTCGGATAAACGTGCTAGATCCTGAAGAGACACAGACTGCTGGGGAGACTAGCAGTGATTCTCAGACTGCTTGA